In Candidatus Methylomirabilota bacterium, the sequence CTCTTCCGCGAGATCCTCGCCCGGAAGGTCCGCGAGCGGTCCGCGTGGGCCGTGACGGCCCCGGACGACGCCGCCGAGAGCCTGGCGTTCTGGTTCGACGCCGCCTGCCGGGACCGCGACTGGGTGCGGCTCATGGAGTGGGAGGCGCTCGGCTCGGCCGACGGAGCGGTGAGCGGGGACGCAGAGCGCCGCGCCGCCTTCCGAAAGGGCGTGTGGCAGGTGCGCGATCGGCAGGCGCGCGGGCTGCTCCGCGCCGACCTCGATCCAGGGCATCTCCTGCTCGCGATGGTAGCGCTGACCACGTTCCCGGCGGCCTTCCCGCAGTTCACCCTCCTGCTGACCGGGCTCAGGCCGACGGACCGCGCCTTCGTGACTCGCCACGCCGCCTTCCTCCGGCGGCTGGCCGACGGCCTGAGACCCGCGCGTCAGCGCCACCCCGCGGCGGCCCGGCGATGACGCCCCGGCGCGGCGCGGCGCTCGCGCTCTCCGTCGCCGTCCTCGCCTTCGCGGCCTGCTCCAGGAGCGACGGCGACGCCAAGGCCAAGGCAGGGCAACGCCCGCCCGCCGTGCCGGTCACCGCGGCCACCGTCGAGGCCCGCGACGTGCCCGTGCAGATCCAGGGCATCGGCAACGTCCAGGCCTCCTCGACCGTATCCGTGTACTCGCTCCTCAGCGGGCAGATCTTCCAGGCCCATTTCAAGGAAGGCCAGGACGTCAAGGCGGGCGCGCTCCTCTTCACGATAGACCCGCGGCCCTTCGATGCGGCGCTCCAGCAGGCGCAGGCGACCATGGCCCAACACCAGGCCGCCATCGCGCAGGCCGAGGCCAACCTCGCGCGCGACCAGGCGCAGGCCGACAACGCGCGCGTGGAGGAAGAGCGGTACAAGAAGCTCGTCCAGGGTGGGCTGATCGCGCGCGAGCAGTACGACCAGATCCTCACGGCGCACAAGTCGGCGCTGGCGACGGTGGACGCCGCCCGCGCCATGGTGGCGAACCAGAAGGCGCTCGTGCAGGCGGACGCGGCGGCCGTGGAGAACGCGAAGGTCCAGCTGACCTACACCGCCATCCGCGCGCCAATCGAGGGACGGACCGGCAACCTCCTCATCCACCAGGGCAACGTCGTCAAGGCCAACGACATCGGCAACCCCCTGGTCGTGATCAACCGCGTGCACCCGATCAACGTCGTCTTCGCCGTGCCCGAGCGCTTCCTCGACCAGGTCAAGACCGAGTGGGCCAAGGGGCCGCTTGCGGTCGAGGCGACGCCGCAGGGGCAGACCGTCGTGGCGCGCGGCACGCTCAGCTTCGTCAACAACACGGTGGACACGACGACGGGCACGATCCAGCTCAAAGCGGCCTTCAACAACACGGACAACGCGCTCTGGCCGGGCCAGT encodes:
- a CDS encoding TetR family transcriptional regulator, whose translation is MTTVSLLRPRQHPVGRHPERTRERILASALKEFSDKGFAGARVDRIARRARINKRMLYHYFGNKAHLFREILARKVRERSAWAVTAPDDAAESLAFWFDAACRDRDWVRLMEWEALGSADGAVSGDAERRAAFRKGVWQVRDRQARGLLRADLDPGHLLLAMVALTTFPAAFPQFTLLLTGLRPTDRAFVTRHAAFLRRLADGLRPARQRHPAAARR
- a CDS encoding efflux RND transporter periplasmic adaptor subunit, with translation MTPRRGAALALSVAVLAFAACSRSDGDAKAKAGQRPPAVPVTAATVEARDVPVQIQGIGNVQASSTVSVYSLLSGQIFQAHFKEGQDVKAGALLFTIDPRPFDAALQQAQATMAQHQAAIAQAEANLARDQAQADNARVEEERYKKLVQGGLIAREQYDQILTAHKSALATVDAARAMVANQKALVQADAAAVENAKVQLTYTAIRAPIEGRTGNLLIHQGNVVKANDIGNPLVVINRVHPINVVFAVPERFLDQVKTEWAKGPLAVEATPQGQTVVARGTLSFVNNTVDTTTGTIQLKAAFNNTDNALWPGQ